A DNA window from Nitratidesulfovibrio sp. SRB-5 contains the following coding sequences:
- a CDS encoding trypsin-like peptidase domain-containing protein, producing MMFIHRQLPGHDMSPRRTGCVSRAVRGAARAARIVLPLLAIAFVALPAAQHPLSPRTALAAESPPAPLQADQPVSSQPGRAAITVPTPRSPALPPGIPDNSPRLTPVVRAVNAVAPAVVNITTARVVERNFNPFPGLMDDEAAREMFPSLPTQRQTRRSLGSGVIINPDGGHPGIVLTNAHVIAGATGIAVHLLDGRSLDAELLGSDTDFDIAVLRVPGAQNLPAIKMATSSDLMPGETVIAIGNPFGFAHTVTTGVVSALGRSIKVEQGMITDLIQTDTAINPGNSGGPLLNIMGELIGINTAVYAKGEGIGFAIPVDKARRVVEELLGQGRVDPVWLGVLGQDIDQRTAAWLGLKRASGMLVTEVQQDTPAAKAGLRPGDVLVSINGNPVEDKDGYIMLLRNYTHRDTLEVGLLREGKTATLRMTPAVFTQEMAERLAERRWGLRVQDAQDQRAGGVRINAVLPNSPAARLGLAPGDVVRQVGSVRVGNPRDFAQAFARYRLAGKVTLLILRGGKGYYVSLAV from the coding sequence ATGATGTTCATCCATAGACAGTTGCCCGGCCATGACATGTCGCCCCGGCGCACGGGTTGCGTCAGCCGTGCCGTCAGGGGCGCGGCCCGTGCCGCCCGTATCGTTTTGCCCCTTCTGGCCATCGCCTTCGTGGCGCTGCCCGCCGCGCAGCATCCGCTTTCGCCCCGTACCGCGCTGGCGGCGGAATCTCCGCCCGCGCCGTTGCAGGCGGACCAGCCGGTGTCCTCGCAGCCGGGCCGTGCGGCCATCACCGTGCCCACGCCGCGCTCCCCCGCCCTGCCCCCCGGCATCCCGGACAACAGCCCGCGCCTTACCCCGGTGGTGCGCGCGGTCAACGCCGTGGCCCCCGCCGTGGTCAACATCACCACCGCGCGGGTGGTGGAGCGCAATTTCAACCCCTTCCCCGGCCTGATGGACGACGAGGCCGCGCGCGAAATGTTCCCCAGCCTGCCCACCCAGCGCCAGACCCGGCGCAGCCTGGGTTCCGGGGTCATCATCAACCCCGATGGCGGGCACCCCGGCATCGTGCTCACCAACGCCCACGTCATCGCCGGGGCCACGGGCATCGCCGTGCACCTGCTGGATGGCCGGTCGCTGGACGCCGAACTGCTGGGCTCGGACACCGACTTCGACATCGCCGTGCTGCGCGTGCCCGGCGCGCAGAACCTGCCCGCCATCAAGATGGCCACCTCGTCCGACCTGATGCCCGGCGAGACGGTCATCGCCATCGGCAACCCCTTCGGCTTCGCGCACACCGTGACCACCGGCGTGGTCTCGGCCCTTGGCCGGTCCATCAAGGTGGAGCAGGGCATGATCACCGACCTCATCCAGACCGACACGGCCATCAACCCCGGCAACAGCGGCGGCCCGCTGCTGAACATCATGGGCGAGCTCATCGGCATCAACACGGCGGTCTACGCCAAGGGCGAGGGCATCGGCTTCGCCATTCCCGTGGACAAGGCCCGCCGCGTGGTCGAGGAACTGCTGGGCCAGGGCCGGGTGGACCCGGTGTGGCTGGGCGTGCTGGGGCAGGACATCGACCAGCGCACGGCGGCGTGGCTGGGGCTGAAGCGCGCCTCGGGCATGCTGGTGACCGAGGTGCAGCAGGACACCCCGGCGGCCAAGGCCGGGCTGCGCCCCGGCGACGTGCTGGTGTCCATCAACGGCAACCCCGTGGAAGACAAGGACGGCTACATCATGCTGCTGCGCAACTACACCCACCGCGACACGCTGGAGGTGGGCCTGCTGCGCGAAGGCAAGACGGCCACCCTGCGCATGACCCCCGCCGTGTTCACGCAGGAAATGGCGGAACGGCTGGCCGAGCGGCGCTGGGGGCTGCGCGTGCAGGATGCGCAGGACCAGCGCGCCGGGGGGGTGCGCATCAATGCCGTGCTGCCCAACAGCCCCGCCGCCCGGCTGGGGCTGGCCCCCGGCGACGTGGTGCGCCAGGTGGGCAGCGTGCGCGTGGGCAACCCCCGCGACTTTGCCCAGGCGTTTGCCCGGTACCGGCTGGCGGGCAAGGTGACCCTGCTCATCCTGCGCGGCGGCAAGGGGTACTATGTTTCGCTGGCGGTGTAG
- a CDS encoding ferredoxin: MGWTVTVDTDKCTGDGECVDVCPVEVYELQDGKAVPVNEEECLGCESCVEVCEAGAITVEEN, encoded by the coding sequence ATGGGTTGGACTGTTACTGTTGACACCGATAAGTGTACCGGCGACGGCGAATGCGTGGACGTGTGCCCCGTCGAAGTTTACGAGCTGCAGGACGGCAAGGCTGTTCCCGTGAACGAAGAAGAATGCCTGGGCTGTGAATCCTGCGTGGAAGTCTGCGAAGCCGGCGCGATCACCGTCGAAGAGAACTAG
- a CDS encoding YkgJ family cysteine cluster protein, with product MTVDLTEIFAKYERLVAEADALFERVRSQHADCVTCGLGCSDCCHALFDLGLVEAMYLNQRFAEAFGFGAERSAILERADAADRHAVRLKRRLYKESLTGRDSAELLAEVARERIRCPLLGDDDTCAMYAHRPITCRLYGIPTAIGGVAHTCGRTGFAPGGRYPTVALDKIHERLAGLSHEILVAVQSRYRELDQVYVPVSMALITRYDNAYLGIGPVKKES from the coding sequence ATGACCGTGGACCTGACGGAAATCTTCGCCAAATATGAACGACTGGTGGCAGAGGCCGATGCGCTGTTCGAGCGCGTGCGTTCGCAGCACGCCGACTGCGTGACCTGCGGCCTTGGTTGCAGCGACTGCTGCCACGCCCTGTTCGACCTCGGCCTGGTGGAGGCCATGTACCTGAACCAGCGCTTTGCCGAGGCCTTCGGCTTCGGCGCGGAGCGTTCCGCCATCCTCGAACGGGCCGACGCGGCAGACCGCCACGCCGTGCGCCTGAAGCGCCGCCTGTACAAGGAATCGCTGACCGGGCGCGATTCCGCAGAGCTGCTGGCGGAAGTGGCGCGCGAGCGCATCCGTTGCCCCCTGCTGGGCGACGACGACACCTGCGCCATGTACGCCCACCGGCCCATCACCTGCCGCCTGTACGGCATTCCCACCGCCATCGGCGGCGTGGCCCACACCTGTGGCCGCACCGGCTTCGCCCCCGGCGGACGCTATCCCACCGTGGCGCTGGACAAGATCCACGAGCGCCTGGCGGGCCTCAGCCACGAAATACTGGTGGCCGTGCAGTCGCGCTACCGCGAACTGGACCAGGTGTACGTGCCGGTGTCCATGGCGCTGATCACTAGGTACGACAATGCCTATCTTGGCATCGGCCCGGTGAAGAAGGAGAGCTGA
- a CDS encoding tetratricopeptide repeat protein, whose protein sequence is MKDKYDDIDEYIADLRAEIEKSENCANHHYNLGVALLHKRDFVAAEESFLSAVRNSPRLGEAYVQLGGICLQRGDLDGCLRYNEEAAQCRAKFPVPWSNIGFVHLQRGEPEEAIKALKKALKWDPDFIQAMATMGAAYYMQGDYEASIQISREAIKREPGFGPAYNNLALAHFERGEFAQAIQFADQAAACGFEVRPEFLKDLEAHR, encoded by the coding sequence ATGAAGGATAAGTACGATGACATTGACGAGTACATCGCCGACCTGCGGGCCGAAATAGAAAAAAGCGAGAACTGCGCCAACCATCACTACAACCTTGGCGTGGCCCTGCTGCACAAGCGCGACTTCGTGGCGGCTGAAGAGTCGTTCCTGAGCGCCGTGCGCAACTCGCCCCGCCTGGGCGAAGCCTATGTGCAGCTTGGCGGCATCTGCCTGCAACGCGGCGACCTGGACGGCTGCCTGCGCTACAACGAGGAAGCGGCCCAGTGCCGTGCCAAGTTCCCGGTGCCGTGGAGCAACATCGGCTTCGTGCACCTGCAACGCGGCGAGCCGGAAGAAGCCATCAAGGCCCTGAAAAAGGCCCTGAAGTGGGACCCGGACTTCATCCAGGCCATGGCCACCATGGGCGCCGCCTACTACATGCAGGGCGACTACGAGGCCTCCATCCAGATCAGCCGCGAGGCCATCAAGCGCGAACCCGGCTTTGGCCCGGCCTACAACAACCTGGCGCTGGCCCACTTCGAGCGGGGCGAATTCGCCCAGGCCATACAGTTCGCCGACCAGGCCGCTGCCTGCGGCTTCGAGGTGCGTCCGGAGTTCCTGAAGGATCTGGAAGCCCACCGCTAG
- a CDS encoding periplasmic heavy metal sensor encodes MSWEFAVGVGVVKATVLCVLWYNRRRIAARLAGVDMRRVARTVARELELAPDEARQLARRLDAHERTMDELRRHNAALRQRLHTAIRDGAMAPDALDRLFADKRQLAEQAYAHARDAFVEFHAGLSPAQRDRLAALLDRHAAHPLFRHPLLP; translated from the coding sequence ATGAGTTGGGAATTCGCCGTGGGGGTGGGGGTGGTCAAGGCCACCGTGCTCTGCGTGCTGTGGTACAACAGGCGGCGCATTGCCGCGCGCCTGGCCGGGGTGGACATGCGCCGCGTGGCACGCACCGTGGCCCGCGAACTGGAGCTTGCGCCGGACGAGGCGCGGCAACTGGCCCGGCGCCTGGACGCCCACGAACGCACCATGGACGAACTGCGCCGCCACAACGCGGCCTTGCGCCAGCGCCTGCACACGGCCATCCGCGACGGGGCCATGGCCCCGGACGCGCTGGACCGGTTGTTCGCGGACAAGCGCCAGCTGGCCGAACAGGCCTACGCGCACGCGCGTGATGCCTTCGTGGAATTTCACGCCGGGCTGTCTCCGGCCCAGCGGGACCGGCTGGCCGCGCTGCTGGACCGCCACGCCGCGCACCCGCTGTTCCGCCATCCCCTGCTGCCCTGA
- a CDS encoding tRNA (mnm(5)s(2)U34)-methyltransferase, whose amino-acid sequence MAHASNCAVPGDAPWPVAVDGTAGNGHDTLFLARLVGARGLVHAFDVQPRALARTAERLASEGLEERVALHGRGHEELAAALASHGVWPPRILAAMFNLGFLPGSDRSVTTRPETTLTALEALLPMMAPGGLISLHVYAGHPGGEDEAAALDRRLAALDWSRWRVARHEFANKPRNPERLLLVLRLPGPA is encoded by the coding sequence TTGGCCCACGCTTCGAACTGCGCCGTGCCCGGCGATGCCCCTTGGCCCGTGGCCGTGGACGGCACGGCGGGCAACGGCCATGATACGTTGTTTCTGGCCCGGCTGGTGGGGGCGCGCGGACTGGTGCACGCCTTCGACGTGCAGCCCAGGGCGCTGGCTCGCACGGCAGAGCGGCTGGCGTCAGAGGGGCTGGAGGAACGCGTGGCGCTGCATGGCCGGGGGCACGAGGAACTGGCGGCGGCGCTGGCGTCGCATGGGGTCTGGCCGCCCCGCATCTTGGCGGCCATGTTCAACCTGGGCTTTCTGCCCGGCAGTGACCGCAGCGTGACCACCCGACCCGAGACCACCCTGACGGCGCTGGAAGCGCTGCTGCCGATGATGGCGCCGGGCGGGCTGATTTCACTGCACGTCTATGCCGGGCACCCCGGCGGCGAGGACGAGGCCGCCGCGCTGGACCGTCGCCTTGCCGCGCTGGATTGGAGCCGGTGGCGGGTGGCCCGCCACGAGTTCGCCAACAAGCCCCGCAACCCGGAACGGTTGCTGCTGGTGCTGCGGCTGCCCGGCCCGGCGTAG
- a CDS encoding ADP-ribosylglycohydrolase family protein has product MSRIRSAILASLAADALSLGAHWEYDQGRIVRQLGRVTDLLPPTLNDYHSGKGAGAQSHYGDQTLLLLRSVVARGGFDLADFATRWRGLMEGGYTGYMDKASREALANFAAGRAPEQTGAATNDFAGAARMAPLLAVLGPDPKDEEGLVNAARAQTLMTHGSPVIADGAEFMARAAAALLRGADMRGAFEHAATARYAALPAEDWLAFADMSLAEETPAAIARFGQSCGMQGAFLGVAHVALKHEADPETGLIDNVMAGGDSCARGLAIGMLFGARHGLGWMPERWLAPLAARTEIETALDTLGV; this is encoded by the coding sequence ATGAGCAGGATACGCAGCGCCATTCTGGCGTCGCTGGCGGCGGATGCACTGTCGCTGGGGGCGCACTGGGAATACGATCAGGGGCGCATCGTGCGCCAGCTGGGCCGGGTGACCGACCTGCTGCCGCCCACCCTCAACGACTACCATTCCGGCAAGGGCGCGGGCGCCCAGTCGCACTACGGCGATCAGACCCTGCTGCTGCTCCGCTCGGTGGTGGCCAGGGGCGGCTTCGATCTGGCCGATTTCGCCACGCGGTGGCGCGGCCTGATGGAAGGCGGCTACACCGGCTACATGGACAAGGCCAGCCGCGAGGCCCTGGCCAACTTCGCCGCCGGGCGCGCGCCCGAACAGACCGGCGCCGCCACTAACGACTTTGCCGGGGCGGCCCGCATGGCCCCGCTGCTGGCGGTTCTGGGCCCAGATCCCAAAGACGAAGAAGGGCTGGTCAACGCCGCGCGCGCCCAGACCCTGATGACCCACGGCAGCCCGGTCATTGCCGACGGCGCGGAATTCATGGCCCGCGCCGCCGCGGCGCTGCTGCGCGGGGCGGACATGCGCGGCGCCTTCGAACATGCCGCCACGGCCCGCTACGCGGCCCTGCCCGCCGAAGACTGGCTGGCCTTTGCCGACATGTCGCTGGCCGAGGAAACCCCCGCCGCCATCGCCCGCTTCGGGCAGTCGTGCGGCATGCAGGGGGCCTTTCTGGGGGTGGCGCACGTGGCCCTCAAGCACGAGGCCGACCCGGAAACCGGACTCATCGACAACGTCATGGCCGGGGGCGATTCGTGCGCGCGCGGCCTTGCCATCGGCATGCTGTTCGGCGCGCGGCACGGCCTTGGCTGGATGCCCGAACGCTGGCTGGCCCCGTTGGCGGCCCGAACCGAGATTGAAACCGCGCTGGACACGCTGGGCGTGTAA
- a CDS encoding ABC transporter ATP-binding protein: protein MFDPTPAVLRAVDGVSLTLDRGRTLGLVGESGCGKSTLARMVVGLLPPSAGQVLLDGRLFAGTNAATDGGTGNDGATATAAGPASPAISRAEAAQLVQMVFQDPFSSLNPRRTVGASIGEALAVAGVPGPERRAKVADMLQLVGLRAEHADRYPHEFSGGQRQRVAVARALITHPALVVCDEPVSSLDASVQAQVLNLLRELQEHMGLAYLFISHDLGVVGHMSDHVAVMYLGKVVEQAPRDVLFAAPAHPYTRALLASVPVRDPSRRAEHPALSGDLPSPIAPPPGCPFHPRCPQVMDVCRRQVPGWHVVAEGQHARCHLHAPELPSRATV, encoded by the coding sequence ATGTTCGACCCCACGCCCGCCGTGCTGCGCGCCGTGGACGGCGTATCGCTGACCCTGGACCGGGGGCGCACCCTGGGGCTGGTGGGCGAAAGCGGCTGCGGCAAGTCCACCCTGGCCCGCATGGTGGTGGGGCTGCTGCCCCCCAGCGCGGGGCAGGTGCTGCTGGATGGCCGCCTGTTCGCGGGCACGAATGCTGCGACGGACGGGGGCACGGGGAACGACGGCGCGACCGCCACTGCCGCTGGCCCTGCCAGCCCGGCCATTTCACGCGCCGAGGCCGCGCAACTGGTGCAGATGGTCTTTCAGGATCCCTTCTCGTCGCTGAACCCGCGCCGCACCGTGGGGGCCTCCATAGGAGAGGCGCTGGCCGTGGCCGGTGTGCCCGGGCCGGAACGGCGGGCCAAGGTGGCGGACATGCTGCAACTGGTGGGCCTGCGGGCGGAACACGCCGACCGCTACCCGCACGAGTTTTCCGGCGGCCAGCGCCAGCGCGTGGCCGTGGCCCGCGCCCTGATCACCCACCCGGCGCTGGTGGTGTGCGACGAGCCGGTATCCTCGCTGGATGCATCCGTGCAGGCGCAGGTGCTGAACCTGCTGCGCGAGTTGCAGGAACACATGGGCCTTGCCTACCTGTTCATTTCGCACGACCTTGGCGTGGTGGGCCACATGAGCGACCACGTGGCCGTGATGTACCTTGGCAAGGTGGTGGAGCAAGCCCCGCGCGACGTGCTGTTCGCCGCGCCCGCCCATCCGTACACCCGCGCCCTGCTGGCCTCGGTGCCCGTGCGCGACCCGTCCCGCCGCGCCGAACATCCGGCCCTGTCCGGCGACCTGCCCAGCCCCATCGCCCCGCCGCCCGGCTGTCCCTTTCACCCGCGCTGCCCGCAGGTCATGGACGTGTGCCGCCGTCAGGTGCCCGGCTGGCATGTTGTGGCCGAGGGGCAGCATGCGCGCTGCCACCTGCACGCGCCGGAACTGCCGTCACGGGCGACCGTGTAG
- a CDS encoding sigma-54-dependent transcriptional regulator — MNDTPGRTTGAAAKTAGAPSPFSSLTTPHAPATPGPARILVVDDEAIARDNLALALGRQGHETFTAANGAEALELLAGADFDLVLTDLMMQGMDGLDLLRAVRMRHPDTEVVVVTGYPTVKTAVEAMHAGAYHYLPKPYDLDEARALVQKALEKRRLRQEVARLREQLRERSLPVPLLGSAPCMQALKRTIAQVAPSDVTVLILGETGTGKELAARMVHLFSRRSEARFLAINCGAFNEELLESELFGHEQGAFSGAVRQRKGLFEAAEGGTLFLDEVGEMSLPMQVKLLRAVQERTIRRVGGTADIPVDVRLLAATNKDLAAEAAAGRFRYDLYYRLNVVVLRMPPLAERMEDVPLLAQYFAEKAARDTGRPAPHIAPETLGVLARYPFPGNVRELHNIIERAAVLCAGDVITPADLPPDLRALAGIAGGAGGNGGKGGAAGPALVLRADEAARMPGGAGEGMTPDGRPMTLDENERAHIEWVLELAGGNRTQAAKVLDIDRASLWRKLKRYGL, encoded by the coding sequence ATGAACGACACGCCCGGACGGACAACGGGGGCTGCCGCGAAGACGGCGGGCGCCCCTTCGCCCTTCTCGTCCCTGACCACCCCGCACGCTCCGGCCACTCCCGGCCCGGCGCGCATTCTGGTGGTGGACGACGAGGCCATCGCGCGCGACAACCTGGCCCTGGCGCTGGGGCGGCAGGGGCACGAGACGTTCACCGCCGCCAACGGGGCAGAGGCGCTGGAACTGCTGGCCGGGGCGGATTTCGACCTGGTGCTCACCGACCTGATGATGCAGGGCATGGACGGGCTGGACCTGCTGCGCGCGGTGCGGATGCGCCATCCGGACACCGAGGTGGTGGTGGTCACCGGCTACCCCACGGTGAAGACGGCGGTGGAGGCCATGCACGCCGGGGCCTACCACTACCTGCCCAAGCCCTACGACCTGGACGAGGCGCGGGCGCTGGTGCAGAAGGCGCTGGAAAAGCGCCGCCTGAGGCAGGAGGTGGCCCGCCTGCGCGAACAGCTGCGCGAACGGTCGCTGCCCGTGCCCCTGCTGGGGTCCGCGCCGTGCATGCAGGCGCTGAAGCGCACCATCGCGCAGGTGGCCCCGTCGGACGTCACCGTGCTGATCCTGGGCGAGACGGGCACCGGCAAGGAACTGGCCGCGCGCATGGTGCACCTGTTCAGCCGCCGGTCCGAGGCGCGCTTTCTGGCCATCAACTGCGGGGCCTTCAACGAGGAACTGCTGGAAAGCGAACTGTTCGGCCACGAGCAGGGGGCCTTTTCCGGCGCGGTGCGCCAGCGCAAGGGGCTGTTCGAGGCGGCGGAGGGGGGCACCCTGTTCCTCGACGAGGTGGGCGAGATGTCGCTGCCCATGCAGGTCAAGCTGCTGCGCGCGGTGCAGGAACGCACCATCCGCCGGGTGGGCGGCACGGCGGACATTCCCGTGGACGTGCGCCTGCTGGCCGCCACCAACAAGGATCTGGCGGCGGAGGCGGCGGCGGGGCGCTTCCGGTACGACCTGTACTACCGCCTGAACGTGGTGGTGCTGCGCATGCCCCCGCTGGCCGAGCGCATGGAGGACGTGCCCCTGCTGGCCCAGTACTTCGCGGAAAAGGCCGCGCGCGACACGGGCAGGCCCGCCCCGCACATCGCCCCGGAAACGCTGGGCGTGCTGGCCCGCTATCCCTTTCCGGGCAACGTGCGCGAGCTGCACAACATCATCGAACGGGCCGCCGTGCTCTGCGCGGGTGACGTCATCACCCCGGCGGACCTGCCGCCCGACCTGCGGGCGCTGGCCGGGATTGCGGGGGGTGCTGGCGGGAATGGGGGCAAGGGGGGCGCGGCAGGCCCCGCGCTGGTGCTGCGCGCCGACGAGGCAGCCCGCATGCCCGGCGGGGCCGGAGAAGGCATGACGCCCGATGGCCGCCCCATGACCCTGGACGAGAACGAGCGGGCGCACATCGAATGGGTGCTGGAACTGGCGGGCGGCAACCGGACGCAGGCGGCCAAGGTGCTGGACATCGACCGCGCCTCGCTGTGGCGCAAACTGAAGCGCTACGGGCTGTAG
- a CDS encoding sensor histidine kinase, whose translation MQFLIRRLAAGNIRQLVLFGISVSILGFSLLGGLSYNYLLQIEDALALAEVVDDLSSDILEIRRYEKNYLLYAMEEDHAENLVFIGRALDVIERIEPGGGGVQGTDLRGSDGLRALRRDLHGYRDTFSRLGEVQLAGQLRERERGALREDLREQGKALVAQARQIVTYQRERILGIVGSLKHQLLLSIGAMVGLATFFSWLIGRRILGALSVIERSARQIVQGSLEQLPLPATSDETRGVVEAFNHMLVELEHRQNQLVQEKKLASLGVLTSGIAHQLNNPLNNISTSCQILREELRYATGGNGADGGPGQTGGSGGAGGTGALDPALAGRMLENIHQEVHRSRDIVKGLLEFSRETEFSLKPVALRDVVGRSVALVASEVPACIAIDAEVPGDIVLPLDVQRFQEVLLNLLINAIQAVQAAQERDGNAPEGSMADGSAPEGGMPDGKGPDEKRPDGVMPDGACPRAGAITVTATRDVAARQVVLRVADTGIGIGPEHLGRIFDPFFTLKEVGKGTGLGLSVAFGIIRKHGGSIGVESTPGAGTCFTIRLPLGAPEPTGDAA comes from the coding sequence ATGCAGTTCCTGATCCGCCGCCTGGCCGCGGGCAACATCCGGCAACTGGTGCTGTTCGGCATCTCGGTGTCCATTCTGGGGTTCTCGCTGCTGGGCGGGCTGTCGTACAACTACCTGCTGCAGATCGAGGACGCACTGGCCCTGGCCGAGGTGGTGGACGACCTGAGCAGCGACATCCTGGAAATCCGCCGCTACGAAAAGAACTACCTGCTCTACGCCATGGAAGAGGACCACGCCGAGAACCTGGTGTTCATCGGTCGGGCGCTGGATGTCATCGAGCGCATCGAGCCGGGTGGCGGCGGCGTGCAGGGCACCGACCTGCGGGGCAGCGACGGGCTGCGCGCCCTGCGCCGCGACCTGCACGGCTACCGCGACACCTTCAGCCGCCTGGGCGAGGTGCAGCTTGCCGGGCAACTGCGCGAACGCGAGCGGGGTGCGCTGCGCGAAGACCTGCGCGAACAGGGCAAGGCGCTGGTGGCGCAGGCCCGCCAGATCGTCACCTACCAGCGCGAGCGCATCCTGGGCATCGTGGGGTCGCTGAAGCACCAGCTGCTGCTGTCCATCGGGGCCATGGTGGGGCTGGCGACGTTCTTTTCGTGGCTCATCGGGCGGCGCATTCTGGGGGCGCTGTCGGTCATTGAGCGTTCGGCCCGGCAGATCGTGCAGGGCAGCCTGGAACAGCTGCCCCTGCCCGCCACCAGCGACGAGACGCGCGGCGTGGTGGAGGCCTTCAACCACATGCTTGTGGAACTGGAGCACCGCCAGAACCAGCTGGTGCAGGAAAAGAAGCTGGCCTCGCTGGGGGTGCTGACATCGGGCATCGCGCACCAGCTGAACAACCCGCTGAACAACATCTCCACCTCGTGCCAGATACTGCGCGAGGAGTTGCGCTACGCCACGGGCGGCAACGGAGCGGATGGCGGGCCCGGCCAGACTGGCGGCTCCGGCGGCGCAGGCGGGACTGGCGCTCTTGATCCGGCCCTGGCCGGGCGCATGCTGGAAAACATCCATCAGGAAGTGCACCGCTCGCGCGACATCGTGAAGGGGCTGCTGGAATTTTCGCGCGAGACGGAATTCTCGCTCAAACCCGTGGCCCTGCGCGACGTGGTGGGCCGCAGCGTGGCGCTGGTGGCCAGCGAGGTGCCCGCGTGCATCGCCATCGACGCCGAGGTGCCCGGAGACATCGTGCTGCCGCTGGACGTGCAGCGGTTTCAGGAAGTGCTGCTGAACCTGCTCATAAACGCCATCCAGGCGGTGCAGGCCGCGCAGGAGCGGGACGGCAACGCGCCGGAAGGAAGCATGGCGGACGGAAGCGCGCCGGAAGGTGGCATGCCGGACGGGAAGGGGCCGGACGAGAAGAGGCCGGACGGCGTAATGCCGGACGGGGCCTGCCCCCGCGCCGGGGCCATCACGGTCACCGCCACGCGCGACGTGGCGGCGCGGCAGGTGGTGCTGCGCGTGGCCGACACGGGCATCGGCATCGGGCCGGAGCACCTTGGCCGCATCTTCGACCCCTTCTTCACGCTGAAGGAGGTGGGCAAGGGCACCGGCCTCGGGCTGTCCGTGGCCTTCGGCATCATCCGCAAGCATGGCGGCTCCATAGGGGTGGAAAGCACCCCCGGCGCGGGCACGTGCTTCACCATCCGGCTGCCGCTGGGCGCGCCGGAACCCACGGGAGACGCGGCATGA